Part of the Desulfallas thermosapovorans DSM 6562 genome is shown below.
CCTGTTTAAAAAGGTTGAGGCCGTCCGCAAGCCGGGGACCATCGTTGCTTCCAACACCTCGGGTATTTCCATTAATAAAATGTGCGAAGGACTATCTCAAGAGTTCAAACAGCACTTCCTGGGCGCCCACTTCTTCAACCCGCCCCGCTACATGAAACTGCTGGAGCTCATTCCCTGCAACGAAACCCTGCCTGAAGTGATGGAGTTTATGCAAGACTTCGGTGAAAGGGTACTGGGCAAGGGTGTCGTCATCTGCAAAGACACCCCCAACTTCATCGCCAACCGTATCGGTGTTTACGGCATGTGCGCCACCATTAAAGCCATGCTGGAATACGGCTTGACCGTGGAAGAGGTGGATGCACTGACCGGCCGCGTCCTGGGCCGTCCCAAGAGCGCCTCATTCCGCACCCTGGACATGGTGGGCCTGGATGTCATGGTGCACGTGGCCAAAAACGTTTACGACGTGGCCACCGACCCCAAGGAAAAGGCTGTTTTTGAAACCCCGGAATTCCTCCAGAAGATGCTGGAGAACAAGTGGCTGGGCGACAAAACCAAGCAAGGTTTCTATAAAAAGGTTAAAACTGAAAAGGGCCGCGAAATACTGGTGCTGGACTACAATACCATGGAATACCGGCCCAAGCAGAAGCCCAAGTTTGCTTCCCTGGAAGCCGCCAAGCAGGCCGGCAAAACTCCCAAGCAAATGAAAGCCCTGCTGTTCGGCAAGGATAAGGGCGCGGAATTTGCCTGGCGGGTAACCGTGGACACCATTGTTTACGCCGCCAACTTGCTGGGCGAAATAGCCGATAATATACAGTCCATTGACGACGCCATGCGCTGGGGCTTCAACTGGGATTTCGGCCCCTTCGAAACCTGGGACGCCCTGGGCGTAAAAGAAGTGGCCGACCGCATCAAAGCCGAAGGCGGCACCGTGCCCAAAGTGGTGGAAGATTTACTGGCCTCCGGCAGGACCAGTTTCTACGAGAAAAAGGACGGCTACCGTTATTATTTCCATCAAGACACCAAGGAAACTGTCCAGGAACGGATTCCCGAAGGGGTTATTTTCCTGGCACCCCTTAAAGAACAAAATAAAGTTATTAAATCCAACAGCGGCGCCAGCCTCATTGACATCGGCGACGGCGTGGTTTGCCTGGAATTCCACAGCAAAGCCAATGCCATCGGCGACGATATCGCCAATATGATTAACTACTCGGTTAAAGAAGTGGAACGGAACTACGAAGGTTTGGTCATCGGTAACTACGGCAAGCACTTCTCGGTGGGGGCCAAACTGTTACTCATCTTAATGGAAGCCGAGGACGACGAGTTTGATGAACTGGAAATCATGGTGGATGAGTTCCAGAAAGCCAATATGCGCCTCAAGTACTGCAAAAAACCCGTGGTGGCGGCACCCCACGGCATGACCGTGGGCGGCGGCTGCGAAGTTTGCCTGCATGCCCACAGGGTTAACGCAGCGGGCGAAACCTACATGGGTCTGGTGGAAGTGGGTGTCGGCCTGGTACCGGGCGGCGGCGGCTGCAAAGAACTGGCTTTTCGTGCCGCGGAGTTAATGCCCCCCGCCAGCGTGGTTAATGTCGGCGGTACCAACACGGTGCAGCCCATGATCAACCGGGCCTTTGAAAACATCGCCATGGCCAAAGTGGCCACCAGCGGCCAGGAAGCCATCAAGTTCGGTTACATGCGGCCCACCGACCGGGTCAGCCCCAACCGTGACCGGATCATCGGCGATGCCAAGCGTATGGTTCTGGAAATGGCAGCCGCCGGGTTTACCCCGCTGCAGCCTCAAAAGATGAAAGCCGTTGGCAATGCGGGTTATGCCGCCATTGAACTGGGTATCCAAACCATGCTCTGGGGCAAGCAAATCAGTGAACATGATGCCAAGATTGCCAAAAAAGTGGCTTATATCGTCACCGGCGGTGGCGTAACACCGGGCACTCTGGTTACCGAGCAGGATCTGCTGGATCTGGAAAGGGAAGCCTTCCTGAGCCTGCTGGGTGAGCCCAAGACCCTCGACCGGATGAGACACATGCTGAAGTACAACAAACCACTGAGGAATTAAGGGGGGTAGGAATAATGCGAGAAGCTGTAATTGTCAGTGCAGTACGTACCGCAGTGGGTAAGGCACCCCGGGGTACATTGAAAAACACCCGGCCGGAATACATGGGTGCCGAGGTAATCAAGGCCTTGATGGAAAGAACACCCGGCCTTGACCCCGCTGAAATAGATGACGTTATATTCGGTTGCTCCTTCCCGGAAGCCGAGCAGGGTATGAACGTAGGCCGCATGCTGGTATTAAAGGCCGGCCTGCCCAATTCCGTGGCCGGTGCCACAGTTAACCGCTTCTGCTCTTCAGGACTGGAGTCCATCGCCATCGGTGCCACCAGGGTTATGGCGGGTTTTGCTGATGTATACCTGTGCGGCGGCGTGGAAAGCATGAGCCTGGTACCCATGGGCGGAAACAAATGCATGCCGGACCCGGATCTAATGAGTATTTGCCCCGAAGCATATATGGGCATGGGTTTAACTGCTGAAAACGTTGCTGAAAAGTACAATATTTCCAGAGAAGAGCAGGACGAATTTTCCGTGGCCAGTCACGCCAAGGCGGCCAAAGCCATTCAAGAAGGCCGCTTCAAAGAACAAATCGTGCCCCTCACCGTAACCAATAAAACCCGTTCCAAGGGTAAACTGGTGGAAAAGTCGGTTATCTTTGATACCGACGAAGGTGTCCGGCCCGGTACCAACATGGAAGTTCTGAGCAAGCTGCGCCCGGTGTTTAAAGCGGGCGGAACGGTTACTGCGGGTAACAGTTCCCAAACCAGTGACGGCGCTGCCGCGGTAATGATTATGAGCAGGGAAAAGGCCGAATCTCTGGGGTTAAAACCACTGGCCGTGTTCCGCTCCTATGCCGTGGGCGGCTGCCCGCCGGAAATTATGGGTATGGGACCCACCGTGGCCATTCCCAAAGCACTTAAACTGGCCGGTATCACCAAGGACCAGGTGGACGTATTTGAATTGAACGAAGCCTTTGCTGTACAGGCCCTGGCCTGCATCAAGGTGCTGGAACTGGATCCCGCCAAGATAAACTTCAACGGCGGCGCCGTTGCCCTGGGCCACCCGCTGGGCTGCACCGGTTCCAAGCTGACCACCCAGTTGGTTTATGAAATGAAACGGCAAAATGCCCGTTATGGTGTGGTAAGCATGTGCATCGGCGGCGGAATGGGCGCAGCCGCTGTATTTGAAATGGTTTAATAACTATCGACAGGTAAAATGTGTCCATGCCGTGCATGGCCATGGCATGGGGCACATTTTCACACCGTACTCTTGACTGTTTACTAAATAATGACCAAAATAAGAAAGGGGTAACGAAAATGCAAAAGGGTGCTATGTTCTTACTGGAAGATATCGACCCAAACGAGATTTTTACTCCAGAGGATTTTTCCGATGAGCATAAAATGATCGCCGATACTGTGGCTGATTTTGTTGCAAACGAAATACAGCCCAACATCGAGGATTTGGACCAGCAAAAGGAAGGCTTGATGCGTTCCATACTGGAAAAGGCCGGTGAGTTGGGCCTGCTGTCCGCCGACATTCCCGAGGAATATGAAGGCGGAGAAATGGGTAAAATATCCGCCGCCATTATCACCGAAAACGTATCCACCGGCGGTTCCTTTGCCGTCAGCCACGGTGCCCACACCGGTATCGGTTCACTACCCATCGTGCTTTTCGGCAATGAAGAGCAAAAGAAAAAATACCTGCCCGGCCTGGCCACCGGTAAACTGGTAGCCGCCTATGCTCTGACCGAGCCCATGGCAGGTTCCGACGCGCTGGGTGCCCGGACCAAGGCTGTTCTCAGTGAAGACGGTAAATACTATATTTTAAACGGCGAGAAAATTTTCATCACCAATGCCGGGTTTGCCGATGTTTTTGTCACTTATGCCAAAATCGACGGTGATAAATTTACCGCCTTTATCGTGGATAAAGATACCCCCGGCTTCTCCATCGGCGCCGAAGAAAAGAAACTGGGCATCAAGGGTTCCTCCACTTGCTCGCTGATATTTGAAGATGCCAAAGTGCCCGTGGAAAACCTGCTGGGTGAAATAGGCAAAGGGCATGTCATTGCCTTTAACATTTTAAACATCGGTCGCTACAAACTGGGTGCCGGTGGCGTGGGTTCCGCCAAAGCCGCACTGGCATTGGCAGCCAAGTATGCCATGGAGCGCCAGCAGTTTGGCATGCCTATCGCCAAGTTTGGTATGATTAAAAACAAACTGGCCCAAATGGCTGCTAAAACATATGCCTCTGAAAGCCTGGTTTACCGCCTGGTGGGTAATATTGAGGAAGCCCTGGAAGGAAAAACCGACGGCAAAGAAATCGGTGCCGCCATCGAGGACTACGCCATTGAATGCTCCATTGCCAAGGTACACGCTTCAGAAACTCTGGATTACGCCGCCGACGAAACCGTGCAAATTCACGGCGGTTATGGTTACACCCAGGAGTTCCCGGCGGAACGCTTCTACCGTGACGCCCGGATCAACCGTATCTTTGAAGGCACCAACGAAGTTAACCGGTTGATCATACCCGGTACATTGCTCCGCCGCGGCATGAAGGGTCAACTGCCCCTGCTTCAGGCCGCCCAGGCACTGGCCGCCGAAGTAACTTCGTTAAGGGCAAAAACCCCCACCGGGGACGAGGCACCCTTTGAAATTGAGATGGACATCATCAACCGGGCCAAGAAACTGCTCTTGCTGGTTGGCGGTACCGCAGCCCAAAAGTACATGCAGAAGATCGTCAAAGAACAGGAAATCATTGAAATCATGGCTAACATGGTCATTGAAATTTACGCCATGGAGAGCGCAGTGCTGCGGGCCAAAAAAGCCCTTGCCGCAGACCCGGAAAACGCTGAAACCAAAGTGGAACTGGCACTGGCTTATGTGTATGACGCCTTCCCCAAATTCGATGCCTGGGCCAAGCAAGCACTGGCTTATATGTTTGAAAACGGCGACATGCTGCGCACCAACCTGAGCATCGCCAAACGCCTGGCCAAGTACACACCCATCAACCTGATCGGCGTTAAGCAGAAAATTGCCGCCAAAGTTCTGGACGCTGGCAAATACGTAGTTTAATTACCCTATCGGCGCCCTTTTAAAAACACCATGTACTAAACCAAGTGTGGTTCTCAATAACAGGAGTTTGTAAGAGTTTAGCTTTTACAAACTCCCGTCAGGCGCCTTTAAAAAATGGGAGGAGGTGGCACATGGCCGCCAAACGGACCGGAGAAAAATATTATGCCATCATTGAAGCTGCCGTCAAGGTTATTGCGGAAAATGGCTACCATAACTCCCAGGTATCAAGAATTGCCCGGGAAGCCGGGGTAGCTGACGGTACAATTTACCTGTACTTCAAAAACAAGGAAGATTTACTGATATCATTGTTTAGAATTAAAATGGGTGAATTTACCGCCGGAGCCCGGCACGAATTAAAAGACTTAAAAAACCCCTTTATCAAGCTGGCCAGGCTAATTCACCTGCATTTCAACCGGTTGGAGTCCGACCGCAATCTGGCTCTGGTGGTACAAATTCAGCTGCGCCAGTCGGAAAACTCTATTCGCAAAGGAATTGCAGCACCACTCAAGCTTTACTTCAACATTATTGAGGAAATTGTTGTCGAAGGAATAACCAGCGGCGCCTTCAGGCAAGATGTCAACCATAAGCTGGCCAGACAGATGATCTTCGGTACCATGGATGAAGTGGCTACCTCCTGGGTAATGTCCACTCATCAATATAGCCTGGCCAGTCAAATTGAACCGGTTTATTATTTACTGGCCCGTGCCCTGGCACAGGACGGCAAAATTGAACCCTTTAGCATTTAAAAAAGCGGGAGTTTATCTCCCGGCTTTTTTTATGTTTAAAGTATTAATTTTTAACCGGTCCTTTTACGATAGACTAGCCAGGCTACATAAAGGGCTAGCCCCAAAAACGCAATGACCAGAGTCAGTATGGCAAAATTTGAACTCTCCAGGAAATTAACTGCAGCCCGGCCAAATACCATAATCAGCCAGGCTTCCAAAAAAAAGCGGGCAGCCCGGCCCAGCGTGGACCAAAAGACCAGCTTTTTTAAGGGTAAGTCCAGCACCCCCGAGGTTATGGTAATCAATTTGAAAGGTATGGGGGTAAAGGCTGCAATTAGTACTGCCATTGCCCCGTAGGCATTGATAATATCTTCGGCCCGGGCAATCTTCTCCCGGCGAAAAAACCGCAATAACAACGGCCGGCCACCCTTTTGTCCCACCCAGTACCCCACCATGGCTCCGATGACGGAAACGGTGGTGGTAATTGATGCCAGCCCCAAAGCGACTTCGGGATTCACTAAACACAAGGGTATAAACAGCACCTCGGGCGGTATGGGACTGATGAATGAATCCAAAAAGGTCATTAGCGCCAAACCCCATACTCCATACTGCTCCAAAACCGACAATATCTGTTCCGTTCCCATAAACACGCTATGCACCCTGCCCTGGCCACATCATATTTATATACACTCCCGGTATGTTTACTAAACTTAAATTATTCACCTGGCTACTAATTTTACACTGGTACCAGTATAAAAACCGTGTTTCTATCCAATCAACCCCGGGTCACCATGCTTTTTGTACACGTATATCTCCGGCCATCGTCCTTATATTGTATCTTATACCACCCTTACTGTACAGTATCATATTACCAACCCCAATGCATTGAACGGGTCACCGGCGGCCATTATAAAGGATAGTTGGATTGCAGTCAGGCAAATTTCTTACAGGGGGAGACAACCGGTGATTAAACACCCGCATACACTGAAATTTGAGGATATAATTGCCCATTTGAACACAGACGCGGAGAACGGCCTAACCGGTGAAGAAGTGCAAAGCCGCCTGGCGGAATACGGGGAGAACCGCCTCAAAGAGCATGCTGGCATTTCTCCCTGGGTCATTTTGGTGAACCAGTTCCGTAATATTATTATGGTATTATTACTGGGTGCCACCGCGATTTCCCTGTTACTGGGGGATTATGTTGAAGCTGTGGCGATAGTGGCGGTGCTGGTGCTGAACGCCATGTTCGGCTTTGTTACCGAATACAAGGCGGAACAGGCCATGGATGCTTTAAAAAAGATGGTCACGGCCACGGCCAAGGTAATCCGCAACGGTAAATTACAGGAAATTGACGCGGCGCAACTGGTGCCCGGCGATATTCTGGTTCTGGAGGAGGGTGACCAGGTAACCGCCGACGCCCGGCTGGTAGAGGCTGAAAATTTGGCCACGGTGGAGGCTTCTTTAACCGGCGAGTCTCAACCCGTAAACAAAAAAACAGATGTACTGGAACAGGAAAACTTGCCCGTGGGAGACCGTAAAAATATGGTCTACATGGGCACCGTGGTGGTACGGGGCGTGGGGCACGCCGTGGTTACCGCCACAGGCCAGCGCACGGAAATAGGCAGTGTTTCCGCCCTGCTGGAGCAAACCGGTGGCGAAGAAACCCCATTGGAAAAGAGGATGGCCGCTTTAGGTCGCTCACTGGCCGGCATAAGCCTGGCCATTGCGGCCTTGATGGCGGCGGTGGGCATGGCCATGGGCCGGCCGGTTATTGAGGTTTTGGAGACAGCCATTGCTCTGGCCATAGCCGCCGTACCCGAAGGCCTGCCCGCCGTGACCACCATTACCCTGGCCATCGGCATGACCCGTATGGCCAAACAAAACGCCATCATCCGGCGTTTACCGGCGGTGGAAACCCTGGGTTCCACCACTGTAATTTGTACCGACAAAACGGGCACCCTCACCGAAAATGAAATGACCCTGGAGCAAATCTGGCTGGGCGGGCGAGCCGTCAAAGTGACCGGCACCGGTTATAAACCAGAAGGTGGTTTTTTGGACGGTAATCACCGGGAACAGGTGCGGGGCGATTTGGAGTTGTTTCTCATAGCCGGTGCCCTGGCCAGTAACGCCTCAATTAATAGAAACGACACAGGCCAGTGGGATGTGGTGGGTGATCCTACCGAAGGTGCTTTGGTGGTGGCCGCCATGAAGGGCGGTTTTAATCCTGAAACCGCCAGGCGCTCCGGGTATAAGGAATTAAAGGAAATTCCCTTCAACTCCGATGAAAAACGCATGGCCGTTTATTACCGGATGCCGGACGGGCAAATGCTGGTGATGGCCAAAGGTGCGCCCGGAGTAATTATGGAAAGCTGTACGTCAATGCTCAAGGACGGTGCCCGGGTACCCCTGGACCGGCAGGTATGGCAGCAGGTGGAGGAGGCCAACGACCAAATGGCCCACCGGGGATTGCGGGTGCTGGCCGTAGCCTACCGCCCGGTGGATACTGTGGATGAAGAGCCTTACCGGGATTTAGTGTTAATCGGCCTGGCCGGCATTATGGACCCACCCCGGAAGGAAGCAAAGCAAGCCATTGAAGAAGCATCCCAGGCGGGTATACGTACCATAATGATTACCGGAGATCAGCCTGAAACCGCCCGGGCCATCGGTGACCGTCTGGGACTGACCCACACTGATGTTGTCCACGGCTCGTCACTGCAAAACATGTCTAAAATGGAATTATCCAATGAACTGGCCCACACCAGCATATTTGCCCGGGTTAACCCCAAAGATAAGCTGGAAATTGTGGAAGCCTTGCAAAAGCAAGGTGCGATTGTGGCCATGACAGGGGACGGCGTAAATGACGCCCCGGCCTTAAAGGAAGCCGATATCGGCATCGCCATGGGCCAGGAAGGCACCGTGGTGGCCAAGGAAGCGGCCGATATGGTGCTGGCGGATGATAACTTCGCCACCATTATCCGGGCCGTTAAAGAGGGGCGGGTCATATTTGACAATATCACCAAGTTCATTCATTACCTGTTTTCCTGCAACCTCAGCGAAATCATCCTCATTTTTGTGGCACTGCTTATGGGTGTGCCTTTGCCCCTGGTGGCTTTACAGATATTATGGCTGAACCTGGTGACCGACGTATTCCCCGCCCTGTCCCTGGGCTGGGAACCGGCGGAGCGCGGTATCATGAGTCGCCCCCCCCGGAACCCCGGTCAGGATATCCTTACCAACCGTTTCAAGCTGCGCCTGCTGGTACAGGGTACGGTACTGGCGCTGGTTAGTTTAGGCAGCTACCTGTTCACCTTGGGCGCCACCGGCGATTTGGCCGAGGCCCGCACCGTGGCCTTTGTCACCCTGGCGACAGTGCAGTTGTTTCATGTTTTCAACGTGCGCATGGGCGGGATAATCAAATTGGATCGCTCACTGTTCAGTAACCCCTTAATTTGGGGGGCCATTGCCCTTGTTTTAGCTTTGCTGGCACTGGCCGTCTACATGCCCCTCTTAAACCGCGTGCTGCAAACCGTGCCGCTTACCTTGGAGAATTTAATAATTGTAGTGATTGCCACTGTAGCTTCGGTGGCGGTAATTCAAATTATGAACCGGATGAGGTTTTTATATGACCCGGCTTAGCCGGGATTCATTTTTTACACAGGCTTTCTGAAAGGCTTGTTTGAAAAGTAAAAATTCGGTGCCAGGTATTTAAAACACCTGGCACCTTCAATAGCAAGTTACTTTAATAAACTTTAAGCCTGACCCCTCTATGGAGCTCCGAAATCTTTGCCCTCGTTGTGCATAAAGGTCTCGGTAGCCTTCTCCATATCCACCGAGCCACTGGTGGGTGTGGCCTCCTCAGCAAAATATTTAACCAGGCCCGAATATATCGCGTAAGCCAGTTTCGCCTGGTAATCTTCGTCACACATCAACTTCTCTTCACCGGGGTTACTAATAAAACCAATTTCCACAATTACCGACGGCATTTTGGCATTGCGGGTGGTATAATAATCCACGGCTTTGGCCCGGCGGGTGGTGTTTTTTAACAACCGCACCAGTTCACCCTGTATGGCCATGGCCAATCTTTGCCCTTCTTCGGAACCGGGTTGGTAAAATGTCTGTGCCCCGTGTTCTTTGGGACCGGACTTGAAACTGTTGACATGCACGCAGATAAAGGCATCGGCATTGCGTTCATTGGCCAGGGCTACCCGCCTTGACAAATCCTGTCTTTTGCGGGTAATTAATTTGCCGCCGTCCGCATCACTGAGATCAGTATCGGATTCCCGGGTCATTAACACAATGGCACCGCCCTGGCCCAGCACAGTGCTCAACTTGCGCGAAACAGCCAGGGTGATATCCTTCTCCAGTACTCCGGTGGCTCCTGTTGAACCCGGGTCAATACCACCGTGTCCGGGGTCGACAACAATAACCTTGTTGGCCACCGACCAGGACAGCGTGGCCACCCGGCGGTTTTCCAAATTATTCGCAATGCCCTGTACCGTATAATAAACCGCTACCATTACAATAACTACCAGCAATAAAAAACGTATCTTTACCCGGATAACCCGAAGCATTTACCTATCCCCTCCCGCACTTAAAGGGGTCCGTACCCATCCCCCGTTCTAAAATATGCAGGAGATAAACGGGATATGAGGAAAAGCTGCGGTGTGCACGCAAAGCTTTCGAAACCAAAAAAAAAGACCACCTGTATGTGGTGGTCCCGGTTTTACTAAATTGATGATGGTACTAACGTTTGGAGTACTGCGGAGCACGCCGGGCCTTTTTCAGGCCGTATTTACGCCTTTCCTTCATACGCGGGTCACGGGTTAAGAATCCGGCTTTTTTAAGCACCGGCCTCAAATTGGGATCCGCCTCTATCAATGCCCGGGCAATACCCATTTTAACCGCACCGGCCTGGCCGCTGACGCCGCCGCCCAGCACCTTGGCCATGACATCAAAGCGACTCCCTGTACCGGTTAACTCCAACGGTTGGCGGGCAATAATTTGCAGAGTCTTGCGGCCAAAATATTCTTCCAGAGTTTTATTGTTAACTGTGATTTTGCCTTCACCGGGACGAAGAAAAACCTTGGCTACGGCGTCTTTCCTGCGTCCGGTACCGTAAAACTGAACTAGGGCCACTGAAAAAGTTCCTCCTTTTCAACCGTTACATTTCCCAAACTTCCGGCTTTTGGGCCTCATGGGGGTGTTCACTGCCACGGTACACTCTTAATTTCCTAGCCATATCCCTGCCCAGGCTGTTATGGGGCAACATGCCGGTAACTGCCTTGTAAACGGCCAGTTCGGGTTTTTCCTGCATCAGTTTATCGTATCTGGTGGCTTTCAATCCGCCAGGGTAACCGGAATGCCGGTAATACATCTTCTGGCGCAATTTATCACCGGTAAGTACCACTTTATCAGCATTAATAATAATTACATGGTCGCCTGTATTAACATGGGGTGTGAAGATTGGCTTATGCTTACCTCTTAATAGCCTGGCGGCCTCAGCAGCCACACGTCCCAGCACCTTGCCTTCACCGTCAATGATGTACCACTTGCGCTGTACATCGGCGGGTTTGGCCATATATGTCGTCCTCATACTATTTATTACCTCCCGTGTGATGAAAAGAAACCTTACCGGCCAACCGGGGGCTCGTCGGTCGCCATTAGGTCACACATATAAATATTTTAATACATAGCATTACCAGTGTCAAGGTAAATGAATTTATAGCTCTAATATTCCACACGCTCAAGACATAAACCCTGGGGGGGCAGCGTCGGGCCGGCCAGCGCCCGCTTACGGGATTCAATTAAGGTTTTTATTGATTCGGGCTTGATTTTGCCCATACCCACCTGTAATAACGTCCCGGCCATGATACGCACCATGTTGTACAAAAAACCATCGCCGTTAAAAACAAAGTGTATCACTGGACCTTCACGTATAACCCGGGCTTGATACAATGTGCGTACCGTGGTTTTAACGGTGGCACCCGAGGCCTGAAAACATTTAAAGTCATGGGTGCCTTCGAGGTATGTACAGGCCGCGGACATGGCCTCAGCATCCAGGGATACCGGCCAAAAACAGCTATACAGGCGGTGAAAGGGCGAAGGGATCCCGCTGTTCCATATTGTATACCGGTATGTTTTAGAACGGGCGCAGATACGGGCATGGAAATTTTCCTCCACCTCCCGGGCTTGGGTCACCACAATATCCCCGGGCAGCAGGCCGTTTAGCGCCAGTGGTATTCGTTCCACCGGTATGGGCCACCCCGATGCATCGAAATTAACTACCTGGCCCCGGGCATGCACCCCCGAGTCGGTACGCCCCGCACCGATTACCTGCACTCGCCGCCTCGCCAGGCGGCCAAGGCATTGTTCCAAAGTTTCCTGTATAGTGGCCAGCCCGGTGCCCCGCTGTTCCTGAAACCCGTGGTAATTGGTGCCGTCATAGGCCACGGTTAACTTAATATTCCGCAACGGACCACCTCGCGTAAAAGTTATCATTGCTTTGGCATTATAGCAGATGTCCGGCGCGAGTTTTTAATGCATATATCACAGCACACGCATGGCCGCCACCGCCAGCACAACAGCCATGGTAACCAGTAGCGCTGTATAGTCAGCCGGCCCGAACCGCAGTACATGCATCCGGGAGCGCCGGGCACCAACCTCATAGCACCGGATTTCCATGGCCAGAGCCAACTCATCGGCCCGGCTGAAGATATTTGCCAGCAGGGGTACAATAAAGGGAGCCAGCCTGCCGGCGCGTTCCTTGATACCGCCACGGGTAAAATCAGCGCCCCTGGAACGCTGCGCCAGTAACAACTGCCTGGCCTCATCAAAAAGGGTGGGCACAAAACGCAACGCCAAATTAATCATCATGACTAATTCCCGCACCGGTACTTTCACCCGGCGCAGCGGTGACAACAACCATTCCAGCGCTGCAGTCAGTTGCAGGGGCGTAGTGGTAAAGGTAAGGGCAGCGGCCGCTATCAACAGTACACTGATGCGCCACAACAACCATCCACTGTTGACCAGCCCTTCCCGGGATATTTTAATAAACCAGGCGGTTAAAACCGCTTCACCGGGAGTAAAAAAAACCTGTAGTACAAAGCTTACCAGCAGGAGCACCCATAAAGGCTTAAGACTGCTCCAGTACACACCCGGTTTTATTCCCGAAAATGCCGCGGCCAGCAGTACCCACATAGATACCAGGACCAGGGCGATGGTGTTATAGGTCACCAGCACGGCGGGAACCGCCATGACCGTGCACAACAGCTTGGCCCTGGGGTCCAGGCGATGCACCGGTGAACAGGCCGGCAGGTATTGCCCCATGGAAATACCCTTGATCATTGTTTTACCTCCGTCCCGGCTCCGGTGGCTGCATGAGCCCGCACAACAAGCGAGCGGCTTCCGCCAGGGTTAAGGGCACTGCGGGCAGGTTTATGCCGGCGGCATTTAACCGTTGGGCCAGTTCCACGGCAAATGGCGCCTTGAGACCGGCTTCTTGTAACACTTGCCTTTGACTGAGCACTTCCCGGGTTTTACCGTCGCATAACAATTCTCCCCGTTTTAGTACCACTACCCGGTCGGCATAGGCGGCTGCATCCTCCAGGAAATGGGTGATTAATATCACAGTGGTGCCCAGCCGCACCTGAAGGTCCTTAAGACCGGCCAGAATGAATTGTCTGGCCCTGGGCTCAAGACCGGCGCC
Proteins encoded:
- a CDS encoding YqaA family protein: MGTEQILSVLEQYGVWGLALMTFLDSFISPIPPEVLFIPLCLVNPEVALGLASITTTVSVIGAMVGYWVGQKGGRPLLLRFFRREKIARAEDIINAYGAMAVLIAAFTPIPFKLITITSGVLDLPLKKLVFWSTLGRAARFFLEAWLIMVFGRAAVNFLESSNFAILTLVIAFLGLALYVAWLVYRKRTG
- a CDS encoding thiolase family protein gives rise to the protein MREAVIVSAVRTAVGKAPRGTLKNTRPEYMGAEVIKALMERTPGLDPAEIDDVIFGCSFPEAEQGMNVGRMLVLKAGLPNSVAGATVNRFCSSGLESIAIGATRVMAGFADVYLCGGVESMSLVPMGGNKCMPDPDLMSICPEAYMGMGLTAENVAEKYNISREEQDEFSVASHAKAAKAIQEGRFKEQIVPLTVTNKTRSKGKLVEKSVIFDTDEGVRPGTNMEVLSKLRPVFKAGGTVTAGNSSQTSDGAAAVMIMSREKAESLGLKPLAVFRSYAVGGCPPEIMGMGPTVAIPKALKLAGITKDQVDVFELNEAFAVQALACIKVLELDPAKINFNGGAVALGHPLGCTGSKLTTQLVYEMKRQNARYGVVSMCIGGGMGAAAVFEMV
- a CDS encoding TetR/AcrR family transcriptional regulator; protein product: MAAKRTGEKYYAIIEAAVKVIAENGYHNSQVSRIAREAGVADGTIYLYFKNKEDLLISLFRIKMGEFTAGARHELKDLKNPFIKLARLIHLHFNRLESDRNLALVVQIQLRQSENSIRKGIAAPLKLYFNIIEEIVVEGITSGAFRQDVNHKLARQMIFGTMDEVATSWVMSTHQYSLASQIEPVYYLLARALAQDGKIEPFSI
- a CDS encoding 3-hydroxyacyl-CoA dehydrogenase/enoyl-CoA hydratase family protein codes for the protein MKRSINKAAVLGAGVMGATIAAHLANVGIPTYLLDIVPNQLTPDEEKKGLTLESPQVRNRLATNAIAALIKAKPAPLYVPENAALLTPGNFEDNMDVLAECDWIIEVVVERLDIKQNLFKKVEAVRKPGTIVASNTSGISINKMCEGLSQEFKQHFLGAHFFNPPRYMKLLELIPCNETLPEVMEFMQDFGERVLGKGVVICKDTPNFIANRIGVYGMCATIKAMLEYGLTVEEVDALTGRVLGRPKSASFRTLDMVGLDVMVHVAKNVYDVATDPKEKAVFETPEFLQKMLENKWLGDKTKQGFYKKVKTEKGREILVLDYNTMEYRPKQKPKFASLEAAKQAGKTPKQMKALLFGKDKGAEFAWRVTVDTIVYAANLLGEIADNIQSIDDAMRWGFNWDFGPFETWDALGVKEVADRIKAEGGTVPKVVEDLLASGRTSFYEKKDGYRYYFHQDTKETVQERIPEGVIFLAPLKEQNKVIKSNSGASLIDIGDGVVCLEFHSKANAIGDDIANMINYSVKEVERNYEGLVIGNYGKHFSVGAKLLLILMEAEDDEFDELEIMVDEFQKANMRLKYCKKPVVAAPHGMTVGGGCEVCLHAHRVNAAGETYMGLVEVGVGLVPGGGGCKELAFRAAELMPPASVVNVGGTNTVQPMINRAFENIAMAKVATSGQEAIKFGYMRPTDRVSPNRDRIIGDAKRMVLEMAAAGFTPLQPQKMKAVGNAGYAAIELGIQTMLWGKQISEHDAKIAKKVAYIVTGGGVTPGTLVTEQDLLDLEREAFLSLLGEPKTLDRMRHMLKYNKPLRN
- a CDS encoding acyl-CoA dehydrogenase family protein; the encoded protein is MQKGAMFLLEDIDPNEIFTPEDFSDEHKMIADTVADFVANEIQPNIEDLDQQKEGLMRSILEKAGELGLLSADIPEEYEGGEMGKISAAIITENVSTGGSFAVSHGAHTGIGSLPIVLFGNEEQKKKYLPGLATGKLVAAYALTEPMAGSDALGARTKAVLSEDGKYYILNGEKIFITNAGFADVFVTYAKIDGDKFTAFIVDKDTPGFSIGAEEKKLGIKGSSTCSLIFEDAKVPVENLLGEIGKGHVIAFNILNIGRYKLGAGGVGSAKAALALAAKYAMERQQFGMPIAKFGMIKNKLAQMAAKTYASESLVYRLVGNIEEALEGKTDGKEIGAAIEDYAIECSIAKVHASETLDYAADETVQIHGGYGYTQEFPAERFYRDARINRIFEGTNEVNRLIIPGTLLRRGMKGQLPLLQAAQALAAEVTSLRAKTPTGDEAPFEIEMDIINRAKKLLLLVGGTAAQKYMQKIVKEQEIIEIMANMVIEIYAMESAVLRAKKALAADPENAETKVELALAYVYDAFPKFDAWAKQALAYMFENGDMLRTNLSIAKRLAKYTPINLIGVKQKIAAKVLDAGKYVV